A window of Flavobacterium psychrophilum genomic DNA:
AGCCCATATTCTGGATGAATCCTTTAGTTACATCCATAGTTTGTTGTGGTATAGGAAATATCCTTCTGTAAGGTTGTGTTGCCGGTTTTGCAGAACCCGGCTGTGCCTGGTCCAGAGTTCCAAAACGTACCATTTGAGGGCGTCTCCACATTTCCCAATACATTTCGTAACCTATTTCTTTATAAAGCGTTGCAGCATCAAGAGAAGCGATAGGTGTACCCGGTACATTACCAAACAATGCTTCACGCGTTCTGCTTGTGCGTAGTAAGTTAATATCGGCCAAAGCAGCACCTGTATTTCCGCTACGAAAATAAGCCTCTGCTCTCATTGTGTATATACCTCCTAAACGAAATAACGGAATATCAACTTTACTTGTACCATTATTAGCACCATCTCCCGGGTCAAATTCAAACTTAAAGCAGCGAACACCACGATTAATCTGGTTTTGCGCAAGTATAGACTGTGTTCTGTTATCAAAATCAAGTTCAGGAGTAAAGTTCATAGGTGTGGTAGTACTTTTTTCGCAAACAAGTGCCGATACTTTAATCCTTCCGTCTGATGTCATTTCGAAACCACCACCAGTAGTAAGTTTCGGACCATATTGCTGACCTACAAGGATACCTCTGTTAAAATGGAACCAAGGCTTAACAGTACCAGGAACCATATCTGTAGCAGGAACACTAGTAGTCGTAGCATCATTCATAAACCACGTACCATCGGCATATTGGTAATATCTGTGGAACCTTGGGTCATCATGGTTACCATTCCAGCTTGCATAGAACTCAGGAGTCATACATGACCCGTTGGTTCCCCTGTTACCCGGAGATACCCTCTGGTTACGTTCGCAAGACATATAGGCAAGGTCGTTATCACCATCACGTAATTTGTCAATTTTCTGTGTAATGGCAAACACAAGCTCTTTTGCGCCATTGTTATTGATAGAGAAGTTATCAAAATAGTTTGATGCAAGATTAAATTTACCCGAGTTAATTACTAAGCTGGTGTAGTAAATAACTTTATCCATATCAGTACCATTTCCGTCCAAAGCCGGTTCTGTAAACTTAAAAGTAGAGTTAGCATTGTAACGGTCTTTGTACACGGCACGGTTAAGATACATTTGAGCAAGTATAGAATAAGCAGCCTCTTTAGTGATCCTTCCATTGTGGGTTCTTTGTTCACCCAATGCAGCAAGGCTTGGTATTTGCTCTTCGACCGATTTAATCAGTTCGTCAATACCTTCGGCAGCCTGCTTAATTTCAAGTGGAGCACTTGGTGAAGACGGGTCACGGTAGGGAGCCTGTCCGTAAAGGTCAAAAGTTGTGTAAGTATAAAAAGCTAAAAGTACTTTCGCTTCAGCAAGAAAAATAGTTTTCTCCGGATCGTTACCGTTCTGTATTGTACGGATAGCGGTTAGTGAACGTGTAATACCATTGGTAAGCAGATTCCAGTTATCTGTAACAACAGCATTATCGGGAGCCCAGTTAAACTCGTGCATAGCACGCCATTTTCCACCATCACCCCAGTCACTTCCGCGGGTAGGAAGCATAGCTACATCGCTGCTGTATTCCTGCATGGCAATCATACCACCATTATCTGTAAAAGTCCTGTCGCCCAAACGGTCGTAAGCTGCTGCCAGGGCACTTGCTGCGTTACTAGCTTCATCACCAAGCACTTCGTCCATCACCTCTTCGTCAAGGCTGGTACAACCTGCCAAAACAAGCGCTGCACATGCTGTGATTATCGTTGTCCTTCTAAATATGTTTGTGAAATTCATGATTATAGTTTTAATGTTGTACCGAATAGGAATGTTCTTGATGTTGGGTAGCTTGAATAATCTATACCAATAGACTGGTTACCGCCATTAGGCTTAGGGCTGTTAATAAGCGGATCGTAACCGTTGTAATCTGTAATTGTCAATAGGTTTTGTCCTGTTATATAGAAGCTAATACCTTGTAGCCATTTAATATTTGCAGGCTTAAAGTTATAACCGATGCGTGCTGTGTTAAGACGGATAAAATCTGACTTTTCAAGATATAGTGTAGATATTTGCGGAGAGTTAGCAGGGTTAGCTGCAGAATTTGCATATACCGATGCTACGTTTCTGTCTGATGCTAGATTGTTGATATTCAATGCATTTAAAAATGTGTTGTTTAGGTTATAACCACCTGTCTGACCGATGATAGAGAATGAGAAGTCGAAATTCTTATAGCTCATTTCACTGTTTAAACCGTAAGTAAATGTTGGTATAGCACCCTCTATAATGTAACGATCATTTCCGTCAATAGTACCGTTTCCATCTTTATCCTGGTAAACGTTAGCACCATTCTCATCAAATCCTGTATGTTTAAGCAGGTAGAATGATCCCGCAGAATAGCCGCTTTTGTAAATGTTTGCATTTACACCCGACTGGCCCGGTCCTGATATTGTTCCGGAAAGTATTTCTGATACCGGAAGGTTTTTGATCTGATTGTCAAGTGTTGCACCATTTACATCCATCGACCATTTAAAATTGTCGTTGTCTATAATTTTACCACCCAGCATAAACTCTAAACCTTTGTTTACGATCTCACCATCAATATTTACCCAAACGTTTGTGGTAGGGCTAAGTACCTGAGAAGGTATGTTAAGAATTGCGTCTGTAGTAGTTTTATTAAAATAATCTACACTACCGTAAATTCTGTCGTTAAGGAAACCAAAATCAAGACCAATGTTAAACTGTGTTACAACTTCCCATTTAAGGTCAGGGTTCGGTGTTCTACCAACAGATATACCATTTACAAGCTCTAAATCGTCATACAGGTAGTAGCCATCGGCACCTGCAAGAGCGTAACTTGCTTTAGTAATTTTGTTTTGTACTTCCTGGTTACCCGTTTGTCCCCAGCTTGCTCGAAGTTTAAGGTTGTTTACAACATTAGATGACTTTAAGAAACTTTCCTGAGAAATGTTCCATCCCGCAGCAAATGATGGGAAGTAACCGTATTTGTTGTTTTCACCAAAACGTGTAGAACCGTCTGCCCTTAATGATGCCGTTAAAAGGTATCGGCTGTCAAAAGAGTAGTTAACCCTACCAAAATATGACTGTAGCTCATTTATCTGGGCGAAACCGGCAACACCCGATTGTACTCCTGCAAATGCAGGGTTATTACCCGGTTGGATACCAACATTCCTGTCAGCGATATTATCAATACTGAAGCTTGTTCCCGATCTTTCAAATTTCTGGTAAGAGAAACCTGCCATAGCATCAAACTTATGTTTGTCAGCAGCTATATCATATGTTAAGTAATGTTCTACCAATGAGTTTTTAGACTCAAGGTTGTTCTGTACATAACGTCCTCTTGGGTTAAGGTCGGTAAGGTTAGGATATATTGTAGTGTTCCTTTCTGCGATAGAACGGTCTATACCTAGATTCAGTTTATATTCAAACCCTTTTGCAATACGGAAAGATGATTCCATGTTACCTAATACCCTAAGCGTACGAGTCTCGTCTTCGTAAATGCTAAGCAGGTAAGCAGGGTTGTAGTGTGCATTCATGTTAAAGTTGGTGTACTCACCATTCTCGTCAAACACATTACGCGTTGGGT
This region includes:
- a CDS encoding glycan metabolism protein RagB, whose protein sequence is MNFTNIFRRTTIITACAALVLAGCTSLDEEVMDEVLGDEASNAASALAAAYDRLGDRTFTDNGGMIAMQEYSSDVAMLPTRGSDWGDGGKWRAMHEFNWAPDNAVVTDNWNLLTNGITRSLTAIRTIQNGNDPEKTIFLAEAKVLLAFYTYTTFDLYGQAPYRDPSSPSAPLEIKQAAEGIDELIKSVEEQIPSLAALGEQRTHNGRITKEAAYSILAQMYLNRAVYKDRYNANSTFKFTEPALDGNGTDMDKVIYYTSLVINSGKFNLASNYFDNFSINNNGAKELVFAITQKIDKLRDGDNDLAYMSCERNQRVSPGNRGTNGSCMTPEFYASWNGNHDDPRFHRYYQYADGTWFMNDATTTSVPATDMVPGTVKPWFHFNRGILVGQQYGPKLTTGGGFEMTSDGRIKVSALVCEKSTTTPMNFTPELDFDNRTQSILAQNQINRGVRCFKFEFDPGDGANNGTSKVDIPLFRLGGIYTMRAEAYFRSGNTGAALADINLLRTSRTREALFGNVPGTPIASLDAATLYKEIGYEMYWEMWRRPQMVRFGTLDQAQPGSAKPATQPYRRIFPIPQQTMDVTKGFIQNMGYID
- a CDS encoding TonB-dependent receptor yields the protein MYFKITTFRLKNLCFLVPALLTLQTGYSKKTVNEPPKALKSDRTALVNASTIVQEPVKGRVLDENGLPLPGATIIEAGTNNSVVTNMDGDFEIAVAQGKTLSVIYVGYKTQTVTVKGSTLTVNMIPDASELNEVLVVGYGKVAKRDATGSVAQLKEEQFRQGVNTSADQLLQGKVAGVRVVQTSGEPGAGLNVTIRGVGSIRSGSTPLFVVDGVPLSNDDVSPGGSNVGFGASSAKNPLNFLNTSDIESISVLKDASAAAIYGARGSNGVVIVTTKKGKKGEGTFTMDSYVGLSTVAKKLDLLSAQQYREKLSDPAFDHGGNTDWQDVIYREAVTKNNSLSYSKQSNTGNYYVSLAQMDQEGIVNQSNFKRTSGRINAAESFLDDQRLKIKVNLTASETKDNGVPTSDDGGSNGQLIIHTLMANPTRNVFDENGEYTNFNMNAHYNPAYLLSIYEDETRTLRVLGNMESSFRIAKGFEYKLNLGIDRSIAERNTTIYPNLTDLNPRGRYVQNNLESKNSLVEHYLTYDIAADKHKFDAMAGFSYQKFERSGTSFSIDNIADRNVGIQPGNNPAFAGVQSGVAGFAQINELQSYFGRVNYSFDSRYLLTASLRADGSTRFGENNKYGYFPSFAAGWNISQESFLKSSNVVNNLKLRASWGQTGNQEVQNKITKASYALAGADGYYLYDDLELVNGISVGRTPNPDLKWEVVTQFNIGLDFGFLNDRIYGSVDYFNKTTTDAILNIPSQVLSPTTNVWVNIDGEIVNKGLEFMLGGKIIDNDNFKWSMDVNGATLDNQIKNLPVSEILSGTISGPGQSGVNANIYKSGYSAGSFYLLKHTGFDENGANVYQDKDGNGTIDGNDRYIIEGAIPTFTYGLNSEMSYKNFDFSFSIIGQTGGYNLNNTFLNALNINNLASDRNVASVYANSAANPANSPQISTLYLEKSDFIRLNTARIGYNFKPANIKWLQGISFYITGQNLLTITDYNGYDPLINSPKPNGGNQSIGIDYSSYPTSRTFLFGTTLKL